From Cupriavidus oxalaticus:
ATCACCGGCGACCTGGTCGACGGCACCGTGCGCGAACTGTCCGCGCATACCGCGCCGCTGGCGCGGCTGCAGGCGCGCCATGGCAGTTACTTCGTCACCGGCAACCATGAGTATTACGCCGGCGCGCAGCCATGGATCGACGAACTGCGCCGGCTCGGCCTGCGCGTGCTGATGAACGAGCACGTGGTGGTGGAGCACGGTGGGCAGCCGCTGGTGCTGGCGGGCGTGACCGACTACTCCGCCGGCCGCTTCCATGAAAGCCACCGCAGCGACCCGCACCGCGCCATCGCCGGCGCTCCGGCGCAGGCCGGCGTGCGCGTGCTGCTGGCGCACCAGCCACGCACTGCCGCCGCCGCCGCGGAGGCTGGCTTTGACTTGCAGCTATCAGGGCATACCCACGGGGGGCAGTTCTGGCCGTGGAACCTGTTCGTGCCGATGCAGCAGCCGTACACCGCGGGGCTGGTGCGGCATGGCGCGATGTGGGTCTATGTGAGCAGGGGGACGGGGTACTGGGGGCCGCCGAAACGGTTCGGGGCGCCTTCGGAGATTACGCGGTTGCGGCTGGTGCGGGCGTAGGACTAAGCAGCATCGCCAATGCGCTCGCGAGCGTTACAGCCATAAAAAAGCCATAAAAAAACCAGGCCCGCAGGCCTGGTTCTCTTTCACACTCAGCAGTACCTTACCGCGCAATCGGCTTGTACCGAATCCGCTTCGGCTTGGCCCCTTCTTCACCCAGCCGCTTCTTCTTGTCCGCCTCGTATTCCTGGTAATTGCCCGGGAAGAACTCCACATGCGAGTCGCCCTCGAACGCCAGGATGTGCGTCGCGATCCGGTCCAGGAACCAGCGATCGTGCGAGATCACCATTACGCAGCCGGCGAACTCCAGCAGCGCATCTTCCAGAGCGCGCAGCGTTTCCACGTCGAGGTCGTTCGACGGCTCGTCCAGCAGCAGTACGTTGCCGCCGGCGATCAGCGTCTTGGCCATGTGCAGGCGGCCGCGTTCGCCACCCGACAGCGTGCCGACCTGCTTTTGCTGGTCGCCGCCCTTGAAATTGAAGCGGCCGATATAGGCGCGCGACGGGGTTTCGTAACGGCCAACGGTCAGCACGTCGGCGCCGCCGGAGATTTCCTCGAATACGGTCTTGGTGCCGTCCAGCGCATCGCGGCTCTGGTCGACAAACGCCATCTTCACGGTCGGCCCGATCTTGATTTCGCCGCTGTCCGGCTGTTCCTTGCCGGTGAGCATCTTGAAGAACGTCGACTTGCCGGCGCCGTTCGGACCGATGATGCCGACAATGGCGCCCGGCGGCACCTTGAAGCTCAGGTTTTCGATCAGCATGCGGTCGCCGAAACCCTTGCTGACGTTGTCGAACTCGATCACTTCGTTACCCAGGCGCTCACCGACCGGGATGAAGATTTCCTGGGTTTCGTTGCGCTTCTGGTATTCCTGGCTGTTGAGCTCGTCAAAGCGGGCCAGGCGCGCCTTGGACTTGGCCTGGCGGCCCTTGGGGTTCTGGCGCACCCACTCCAGTTCCTTGTGCAGGGCCTTCTGGCGCGCCGACTCGCTGGCCTCTTCCTGCTTCAGGCGCGCTTCCTTCTGGTCCAGCCACGAGCTGTAGTTGCCCTTCCAGGGGATGCCCTGCCCGCGGTCCAGCTCCAGGATCCACTCGGCGGCGTTGTCGAGGAAGTAGCGGTCGTGGGTCACGGCCACCACGGTGCCCGGGAAGCGCGTCAGGAACTGTTCCAGCCAGTCGACCGACTCGGCATCCAGGTGGTTGGTCGGTTCGTCGAGCAACAGCATGTCGGGGCGCGACAGCAGCAGGCGGCACAGCGCCACGCGGCGCTTTTCACCGCCGGACAGGTGGCCGATCTTCGCGTCCCACGGCGGCAGGCGCAGCGCGTCGGCGGCGATCTCCAGCTGCAGCTCGACGTTGTTGCCATCGCTGGCGGCCAGGATGGCTTCGTACTTGGCCTGGTCGGCGGCAAGCGCGTCGAAGTCGGCGTCCGGCTCGGCATAGGCGGCGTAGATCTCATCGAGCTTCTTGCGCGCCTCGAACACGCCGCCCAGCGCCGCCTCCACCGATTCGCGCACGGTCTGCTCGGGATCGAGCTGCGGCTCCTGCGGCAGGTAGCCGATGTTCAGGTTCGGCATCGGCGTGGCCTCGCCCTCGATCTCCTTGTCGAGGCCGGCCATGATCTTGAGCAGCGTGGACTTGCCCGAGCCGTTCAGGCCCAGCACGCCGATCTTGGCGCCGGGGAAGAACGACAGCGAGATGTCCTTCAGGATGTGACGCTTGGGCGGAACGATCTTGCCCACGCGGTTCATGGTGAAAACGTACTGTGCCATGGGTGCGTGTTGGTGTTGGTGCGGGAATGGCGGGAGTGTATCAGGCACGCCGGCGCGCGCTGCCGGCCCCAGCCAGCTTTGGCCCCCGCCGGTACAATGGCAGGTTCGACTTTCCGCTGATTTTCCGAGCCATCGCCATGAGCAGACCTGCCCTGACCCTGAAGTTCAAGTGCAAGAAGTGCGCGAAACCCGTCACCCTGTACCTGCAGAAGACGTCCGCGTGCTCGCACATCACCCCGTACCAGGGCTTCTGCAAATGCGGCGAGATGATGCGCCACGCCACCGGCGACAAGGATGCAGTCGAGTCCTTCGTGAACTCGCTGGACAACAGCTGGATGCATCACCATCACCACTAAGCAGGCTGCAGCAGTGACGGAAACCTGGCGCCCCGCCGGCAAGGACCCGATGCGCTTCCTGGGCGGCTATCCGCCCGAAGTGCTCGACCAGGTGCGCGAACTCGCCGCCGCCGGCCGCCTGGGCGACCACCTCGCCCGCCGCTATCCCGGCCGCCATACCGTGCAGACCGATCGCGCGCTGTACGACTACGCCACCGAACTGAAGCAGGAATTTTTGCGCAGCGCGCCGCCGCTGCATAAGGTCGGCTTCGATGCCACGCTCGACTCGGCGCACAAGGCCTTGGGCCTGCACACCGCGATCTCGCGCGTGCAGGG
This genomic window contains:
- a CDS encoding metallophosphoesterase, translated to MPPRTTILTAALITALLHAYIGLRLLPAMPVPMLVKMLAVVWLALSCALLPAGLLARRFSQPWADRISWIGMLAMGFFSSLLVLTLARDVALAAAWLAGKLLGWQAAGLASGSALAVPLLALLVTLAGYINARRVARVVEVDVPVADLPEALHGFTIAQISDIHVGPTIKGPYLDRIVERVNSLQPDAVAITGDLVDGTVRELSAHTAPLARLQARHGSYFVTGNHEYYAGAQPWIDELRRLGLRVLMNEHVVVEHGGQPLVLAGVTDYSAGRFHESHRSDPHRAIAGAPAQAGVRVLLAHQPRTAAAAAEAGFDLQLSGHTHGGQFWPWNLFVPMQQPYTAGLVRHGAMWVYVSRGTGYWGPPKRFGAPSEITRLRLVRA
- the ettA gene encoding energy-dependent translational throttle protein EttA, producing MAQYVFTMNRVGKIVPPKRHILKDISLSFFPGAKIGVLGLNGSGKSTLLKIMAGLDKEIEGEATPMPNLNIGYLPQEPQLDPEQTVRESVEAALGGVFEARKKLDEIYAAYAEPDADFDALAADQAKYEAILAASDGNNVELQLEIAADALRLPPWDAKIGHLSGGEKRRVALCRLLLSRPDMLLLDEPTNHLDAESVDWLEQFLTRFPGTVVAVTHDRYFLDNAAEWILELDRGQGIPWKGNYSSWLDQKEARLKQEEASESARQKALHKELEWVRQNPKGRQAKSKARLARFDELNSQEYQKRNETQEIFIPVGERLGNEVIEFDNVSKGFGDRMLIENLSFKVPPGAIVGIIGPNGAGKSTFFKMLTGKEQPDSGEIKIGPTVKMAFVDQSRDALDGTKTVFEEISGGADVLTVGRYETPSRAYIGRFNFKGGDQQKQVGTLSGGERGRLHMAKTLIAGGNVLLLDEPSNDLDVETLRALEDALLEFAGCVMVISHDRWFLDRIATHILAFEGDSHVEFFPGNYQEYEADKKKRLGEEGAKPKRIRYKPIAR
- a CDS encoding M48 metallopeptidase family protein, giving the protein MRFLGGYPPEVLDQVRELAAAGRLGDHLARRYPGRHTVQTDRALYDYATELKQEFLRSAPPLHKVGFDATLDSAHKALGLHTAISRVQGGKLKAKKEIRVASLFKEAPTEFLRMIVVHELSHLKESDHNKAFYRLCEHMEPRYHQLEFDTRLWLAWRELDKAGS